TTGTTAAAATGTGCGCCAAACCCAGCATCATGGGTCTTTCACCAATCATGCTAAGATGCCAAAACCGGGAGttagtttatatgacggctatatgcAAAGGTTTTCTTGTATGAAGCAGATTTTCTTGTATTGAGCCGTTTTGTTCAATTCAAGAAGTCGGTCGCGAAATCACCTTTGAATATAGCCGTTACATAAACCCACTCTTCCTATATATGAAGTCTATATGAGTTTTAAGAAAAGTTCCATAGTATTAAACTCCTAAATacttcattttgtttttaatgcaCTTTTTTTATTCATCTTATTGAAGAAATTAACTACTTACCGTTCTCAAACATTTCACCATATCCCTCACTGGCTCCACGGGACAACTCAACAATCTGGCCTGTCTTTGAGCCAAATGCATTTGATTGCTATTATAACGATATTGTGCCACTGGCGAGCCACTTTGTGTTATGGCACGATGAAATAGTCCCTTTGACATGGGTGACATCATGTGCAGGCCCACACTCATAGCACCAGCACTATAACCCCATAGGGTAACCGAATTTGGATCACCACCAAACTTTGCAATGTGTTGTTGTACCCAATGCAAAGCCATCACCTGatctttaagacccatattgccggGAGCATCCTCAGTGCCGGTAGCCAAAAATCCCAGAGAGCCCAAACGATAGTTGAGCGTCACCAAGACAATATCACGATCCAAAAAATTCTGTGGTCCCGCATCAAGGCTAATtgcagaaaataaataaaatcctcCAGGATGTAAATAAACCACTACCGGCTTTAAGCCTTTAGCCGCATCCACATTGCGTGTAAAGACATTCAAACGCAAGCAATCTTCGGATAATAAAACTCTTCTATTCTCCGTGATCTGGGGACACATGGGACCCTCAGTAGTGGCATCAAAGATAGCGGGTTTCCATGCTCGTACTGGCCGGGGATTTTGAAAACGTAGATCCCCTTCAGGGGATTGGGCATAACGTATACCTCGAAATGACCATAATTTGTTTCCCAAACGAGTTTCCATTTGCAACCCTCTGATGGGCCCCAAAGTTGTGGTCACTACAATATTGGCCTCCTCTGCTCTACTTATTGCCATAAATATCAGCAGGGCAAAGCTACAGATACCCGGAATGATGACCATTGTAAATAATCGACTagatcttttgtttttttttattctctctttagaaaaccaaaaaaaaccgATACTGCGCGAGATGTTTATTGTCTTGCGGCTTGCGGCTGTTTGTAATGAATTGTAGCAAAACTGTTCCATTTATACCCCTTTTCATTAAAGCTTCAATGCATTGCTGTCGATGCCAAAGAAATTCATTGAGAATTGTTTTTAAAAGTGTTTTGAAGCGTACACTCGAGATAAAATGTTTGTTCAATGAGACACTTtctttaaaatagttttttttatcttttgtgATATCATTCTAGACATGGTTTCGAGAACatttcgaaatttaatttttacaaataaacaagtgctaagttcggccgggccgaatcttatatattctccaccatggtcgcatatgtcgagttctttgcgcagtatctattttttttaagcaaacaaagtataatgaataaggaaggaggagcagctatatcaagttataatcccattcggggctcaagaagcgaaatcggtggatcggtttatatgtgagctgtatcaagctatagatcgcattgaccatattgcacacgtattttgaaggccatgggaggagccgttgtacaaaatttgtgccaaatcggatgagaattgcgctctctagaggctcaagaagtcaagacccaagatcggtttatatggcagctatatcaggttatggaccgattaggaccatacatcgcacagttgttggaagtgatatcaaaacactatgtgcaataaCCCATtagctctacagaagcgtgggttaaggcgatgggagagtggATAAAGGATAGGAAGAGGATAGTGTTGGCAAAGGCGGGTTGTTGAGAACCACATCCGTTCCAAAGACATACAGGTTAATTATGAGGCAGTCACTGCTGTGAGATTTAATACGATGGGAATAGGGATTGGTGGGTCATGCTACCGCGGTTTGACCAGAGCGAGGATAGGAAACTTGACTACATCGGAGAAGGTCTCGGATCGCCTATTTGCAGTTTTCTTTTAACCAAGCTCTGGAGTTGCCAGCTGGTAGTTATTGCTATACGTATGGCTTAAAGTTGGTAAATGGCCCTGTTCTTTAACGGAATGTTCCTGGGGTAAATTTGCGTTTGCATAGATGGTAAAGGGTCAACGGGATGAGGTCAAATGTTGACatcttttaagaaaaaaacagaCGACTTAGCATAATTGCCAGAGGTCTGCCGCCGACAATCTTGGCGAACGTGGATCGTTTTGAGGCGACACAGTTCTAGTTTAGGTAATGGGCGATAAGCGCTCATGTAGCACTTTCGAACATTGAACCGGCTGGAAGGATCTTATGTTAATTTAGGTTAAAGTGACAGTCTATTTTTCTAAACAGGCTAACTAAGGCCTTCACTGGTAATCCAAACACGCTGCCAACTCGGCTAACAGGACGACCTATTATCACTTAATGTTAccttaaaatttcagacaaattgctTCAAAcgttttggagtctatacgaaaaatcgcgacattttgatttttattgtataagaagattaaattttaaaaaataaagtttacaTTACTTTAATATTCAAAAACATTTGATCACTACATCAGTATTCAACATTTCTCCAGCAGGAAATAGATTATCCCAAAACTCCAAACGTTCTGCAAAAATGCCGCGTGTTTTCAAATGCACTTGGCTACCAATTTCCAGATATTCCTTACGATCAGCAGTATACGTAGGCCATAGAATATCCTTTAAGTACTCATCCTGGCATTTATTGGGATCCCTTAAAACGCAATTAATTTACAACAAAACTCGAAAATATTAGAAAATCATTCAAGAATTACCCAGTTTTGGCAAAGCTGGCCCACATTCTGGTAAAACGTTCTATCAAATCATTTTCAGGATCTGATTTTCTAAAAATAGGAGCCTTTACAGAGAAATTAAGCAGGTACAACAACTCATCATGATGTACAGCacctaaaatgaaaaattcaatatttaattGTTTAAGATTTCTAAATAGGACGCTTCCATTACCATGTGTTTCATTGGTCTCAGGGTTTCTGAAGAAACTGTAACGACCCTTATAGTTAAAGAAATAAGTGTAGACCGGAACATGTTTCTCGACCAGCTTTAAAAATCGATAATAATTAAAACCCACAATGGCATCGCTATATAATTGACCAAATGCCTTCATCGAACCGGGATACTCCAAACTATGATTTCCAAAGTAGAATGAATATAAAGCTGAACTAATGCATTGTGATCTATGCGAATCCCGTTCATATTTGAAGTATAAAGGAGCATATTTGGCAAAATTGTCATTGAAACGTTGTCGTCTTGTCTCGTTGCGAAGATTATCTGAAATGAAGTACACGGAAGATGTAAAGTGTttgaaaaagttaattttttttttgtctcacaATAGGCTGGCGAATAAAATTCATATTCATTAGTTCCTATTATTAAAGGCACTTTGTTTAGATTTCCATTCAACATGGTTTTGTAGGGATCCTCCACCAGAAAACGTTCTTGGCCGCAATCATTTTCAATAACAGGCTCCCAGTTGATAAGAGGATTCCATTCGAATTCGAACATTGCTTCGGTGGTATTCACAAAAGCCATCATAGGTTTCTATCAAGACatgatatgtattgggttgcccaaaaagtaattggggattttttttaaagaaagtaaatgcatttttaataaaacttagaatgaactttaatcaaatatactttttttacactttttttctaaagcaagctaaaagtaacagctgataactgacagaagaaagaatgcaattacagagtcacaagccgttgaaaaaatttgtcaacgccgactatatgaaaaatccgcaattactttttgggcaacccaatatttagaaaataggaaaacataataaaacaaaaaaattatataaaacaatataaaataaaaccaaataatataaattaaaataaaataaaataaacccaccatctcgggtttatattttaaccacctttcgtcggaatccggtgaaaaattcataatttatgcccccatagcagctttatcgaaatatggtccgatttggaccaaattcgacatggctattgagtggtctactatgtacaactcattgttcaattatgcagaacaaaatattagtctttttggtaactatatccaaatatagaccgatctgaactatacacacatggatgtcgaaaagcctaacataagtcgctgtgccaaatttcagcgaaatcggattataaatgtgggacctagattttaaatcgaaagatctgtctatatagctgccataaccaaatttgaaccgatctgggccaaattattgggttgcccaaaaagtaattgcggattttttaaaagaaagtaaatgcatttttaataaaacttagaatgaactttaatcaaatgtacttttttacactttttttctaaagcaagctaaaagtaacagctgattactgaaagaagaaagaatgcaattacagagtcacaaggcgttgaaaaaatttgtcaacgccgactatatgaaaaatccgcaattactttttgggcaacccaatacaaaaatatttcgaagagcctaagtcaactcactgtcccaaatttcggcgaaatcggacaataaatgcgccttatatgcgcccaaaaccttaaaccgagagatcgggctatatgggagctatatccaaatctgaaccgatatgggccaaagtgcagaaagttgtcgaagagcctaataccatttactgtcccaagttttggcacgtagaatagcgttccaagcgcttcgatcttctgcgctcattctaaaatttctgacaccaagtttcgaggtgtctcccaccacttgatctttccatcgggcttgtggtcttcctggtttgcgtgtgccaccgcgtttgccttcaaaagacttctttgctggagcttcttcatccattctaacaacatgacctagccaacgcagccgttgttgtcatacaactcatacagctcgtggttgatacgtcgcctatattctccattaacgaaaactggtccatatattttacgaagaatctttctctcaaatactccaagcattgcctcatctgctttcacaagtacccatgcctcagaactatATAACAAGAACTatatatcagtgtcttgtatagtataaccttcgtctgtcgagaggtggccttgtttctaaactgtttacttagtccaaagtagcatctgtttgccagtattattcttcgctttatctcaaaactggtgtcattcgtttcggttacagcggTGCCGCGGTAgaaaaagttactgactatctcaaagttgtggctcccaactttctccattttcgttATCTGTTTGGTTGAATAAGGtgttttggaagttgaaaccatccattctGTTTtacctccatttactgccagacccattttcactgactctctttcgattctttcaaaggcagcagtttcTACTTCCGGTGAGCGACCTATGatatgtcgatgtcgtcggtataggcgagtagcatgtgttctcttgtgattagtgtgccatatctattcacatctgcatctcgtataatcttctccagcaggatattaaagagatcactcgATAGGCTGtccccttgtctgaaacctcgtttagtattaaatagttcggagagattctttcctattcttactgaggaacgcgtaacagcaagtgtcatcctgcagatgactaacacaactcactgtcccaaatttcggcgaaatcggacaataaatgcgatttttatgggccctaaaccttaaatcgagagatcggtttatatggtatctatattcaaatctggaccaatctggaccatatttcagaaatatgtcgagtgacctaacacaactcactgtcccaaattttggcgaaatcggacaataaatccgccttttatggggccaaaaccttaaatcgagagttcggtctatatggcagctatatctaagtcaggaccgatctgggccaaatagaagaaggatggcaaagggtctaacacaactcaatgcaaattgctaattttgtccatgaacattccactaaggaacgggggcaaacttctcacatataaaatgggtgcagtccgatttaagttttaagctcaatgataagggacctccttttataaccgagtccgcacggcgtgccgcagtgcgacacctctttggagagaagttttacatggcataatacctcacaaatgttgccagcattaggatgggaaaaccaccgctgaaaatattttctggtggtctcgccaggattcgaacccagtcgtttagcg
This Stomoxys calcitrans chromosome 2, idStoCalc2.1, whole genome shotgun sequence DNA region includes the following protein-coding sequences:
- the LOC106089199 gene encoding juvenile hormone esterase, whose protein sequence is MFFVLLILGIVARTSYGLPAFVEVETSLGSVRGLQMQTRFGNKFWGFRGIRYAAPPVAELRFQNPQPVNAWKPMIFDATQDGPRCPQVTKNTTDLSEDCLRLNIYTKHVQNNAKKPVLVYLHPGGFYTLTATSPYAGPEYLMERDIVLVTLNYRLGSLGFLAAGTADAPGNMGLKDQVMALQWIRQHIVRFGGDPNLVTIWGYSAGSRSVGLHMMSPMSHGLFHRAIMMSASPLGAIRYRYNQTDLAERQARLLNCPANPTAVMIKCLKEKPMMAFVNTTEAMFEFEWNPLINWEPVIENDCGQERFLVEDPYKTMLNGNLNKVPLIIGTNEYEFYSPAYYNLRNETRRQRFNDNFAKYAPLYFKYERDSHRSQCISSALYSFYFGNHSLEYPGSMKAFGQLYSDAIVGFNYYRFLKLVEKHVPVYTYFFNYKGRYSFFRNPETNETHGAVHHDELLYLLNFSVKAPIFRKSDPENDLIERFTRMWASFAKTGDPNKCQDEYLKDILWPTYTADRKEYLEIGSQVHLKTRGIFAERLEFWDNLFPAGEMLNTDVVIKCF